A DNA window from Halichondria panicea chromosome 16, odHalPani1.1, whole genome shotgun sequence contains the following coding sequences:
- the LOC135350335 gene encoding serine/threonine-protein kinase 4-like, whose protein sequence is MAVNPQAFEQFTLKQIRITENELGHGSYAVVMELEYRGLKCAGKKLYRVLYETGIGHAARRYLEECQLLSQTRHPNIVQFLGVCFEEGSQFPILVMEFLPTNLTSCLERYGILPDEINFSILHDVSLGLVYLHGQTPGIVHRDLSANNVLLSTSMTAKISDLGVARILNLTPLQVSRMTETPGTPAYMPPEVMVADPHYNTSVDVFSFGIMMIHTFTAEWPLPSIGPTRIDPANPERLIPMTEAERREEFLRMISPNYPLMDLIIRCLSNNPQQRPRAAEIVGRMVHVVLEHPPSFENRVEMLQRVSALLTEKRELEEEVARKYSVIQEKAREIEVLAEEKRRQEEKSENTVERMQLVHSVEIKQLLTERSMEIEGLRVELELKESLAATKDALVNFKDTTISRLETRCKQLTEEVEQQVADKNSIIAHKDSTIAHKDLMLASKDTSLHKKEADIQSLNDQLTKTRDYLTSKPQSLQVQLSYSQCSEAPVEMSRGRVVTINGKVYYGGGFCDDDDDLYCVHCYDPPQDVWTTLPRLPVRYFGLGEVKGELVAVGGMDSSNVVHVFNEGRNWKQTIPPMPTAKDSPAVVSLPTHLVVAGGFLDSGGLTDNIEIYNISTSQWSETDRLPYACAGQRGIVYNNTVYLMGGYGFKNLNKVCAAQVNKLISTDRQDDGSANKANSVWNTISNSPSQRPSPVTISDTLFAVGGLNSDEATQMIYAYSSSMDSWLYIDDLPSPIVGAATVSLSPTECIVIGGSNNGNQSTVHKISISTTIY, encoded by the exons ATGGCTGTAAATCCACAAGCTTTCGAGCAGTTCACTCTGAAACAAATTCGCATCACTGAGAATGAGTTGGGACATGGTTCCTATgctgttgtcatggagctAGAGTATCGAGGACTGAAATGTGCCGGCAAGAAGCTTTACCGAGTTCTCTATGAGACTGGAATCGGacatgcagcacgaaggtaTCTGGAGGAGTGTCAACTGCTCAGTCAAACTAGGCACCCAAACATTGTCCAGTTTCTTGGAGTCTGTTTTGAGGAAGGCTCTCAGTTCCCCATCCTAGTCATGGAGTTCCTCCCCACCAACTTGACCAGCTGTCTCGAGCGCTACGGTATTCTCCCCGATGAGATCAACTTCTCCATCCTCCATGACGTATCACTGGGCCTGGTCTACCTCCATGGCCAAACACCAGGcattgtgcacagagacctcTCAGCCAACAATGTTCTCTTGTCCACCAGCATGACAGCCAAGATATCTGATCTGGGGGTTGCTCGAATATTGAACCTAACCCCCCTTCAAGTGAGTCGAATGACAGAGACCCCCGGCACCCCAGCGTACATGCCCCCTGAAGTGATGGTTGCCGACCCCCACTACAACACCAGTGTGGATGTGTTCTCCTTTGGGATCATGATGATTCACACCTTCACAGCGGAGTGGCCACTACCTAGTATCGGCCCCACCAGAATCGATCCTGCTAATCCTGAAAGACTGATACCAATGACGGAAGCTGAACGACGTGAAGAATTTCTTCGAATGATTTCCCCAAATTACCCTCTAATGGACCTCATCATTCGCTGTCTCAGCAACAACCCTCAGCAAAGGCCTAGAGCAGCGGAGATAGTGGGTCGGATGGTGCATGTGGTACTTGAACACCCTCCctcctttgagaacagagtggagatgctccagcgagtgagtgccctactgacagagaagagggagcttgaggaggaggtTGCGAGGAAGTACTCGGTAATCCAGGAGAAAGCAAGAGAGATTGAGGTACTGGCGGAGGAGAAAAGACGACAAGAGGAAAAAAGCGAAAACACTGTCGAGCGTATGCAGTTGGTCCACTCAGTGGAAATTAAGCAACTTTTAACTGAACGAAGTATGGAGATAGAAGGTCTCAGAGTTGAATTGGAGCTCAAAGAATCATTGGCTGCCACAAAAGATGCACTGGTGAATTTTAAGGATACTACCATCTCTAGGTTAGAAACTCGATGTAAGCAACTCACTGAAGAGGTGGAGCAACAAGTTGCAGACAAAAACTCTATTATCGCTCACAAAGATTCGACTATTGCTCACAAAGATTTAATGCTTGCCTCCAAGGACACCTCCCTTCATAAGAAGGAAGCCGACATTCAGAGTTTGAATGACCAACTCACAAAAACTAGAGATTACCTGACCAGCAAACCACAG TCCCTACAGGTTCAGTTGTCCTACAGTCAGTGCTCTGAGGCTCCAGTGGAGATGTCTCGTGGGCGAGTGGTAACCATCAATGGAAAAGTCTACTATGGTGGAGGATTctgtgatgatgatgatgacttGTACTGTGTCCACTGTTACGATCCGCCACAAGACGTCTGGACAACTCTGCCCAGACTTCCTGTACGCTATTTTGGTCTAggggaggtcaaaggtgaactgGTAGCAGTTGGCGGTATGGATTCATCCAACGTAGTACATGTGTTTAACGAAGGAAGGAACTGGAAACAGACAATCCCACCTATGCCCACAGCGAAGGATTCACCAGCTGTCGTTAGTCTCCCAACACATTTGGTCGTAGCAGGAGGTTTCTTGGACTCTGGTGGCCTCACTGATAATATTGAGATCTACAACATCAGCACATCCCAGTGGAGtgagacagacagactaccgtATGCTTGTGCTGGCCAAAGAGGAATTGTCTACAACAATACAGTGTACCTAATGGGGGGATATGGCTTCAAAAATCTCAACAAGGTGTGTGCTGCTCAAGTCAACAAGCTCATCTCAACAGACCGACAGGATGATGGGAGTGCCAACAAAGCCAACTCTGTCTGGAATACAATATCCAACTCACCGTCTCAGCGGCCCTCCCCTGTAACGATATCCGACACCCTCTTTGCTGTTGGTGGGCTGAATAGTGATGAAGCCACTCAAATGATCTACGCCTACTCATCCTCGATGGACTCCTGGCTCTACATTGATGATCTACCATCTCCTATAGTAGGCGCTGCCactgtgtcactgtctccaacTGAGTGCATTGTGATTGGGGGAAGTAACAATGGAAATCAATCAACTGTGCATAAAATTAGTATCTCAACAACTATTTATTGA
- the LOC135350346 gene encoding vesicle transport protein SFT2B-like, producing MSGILDSMKSAFSTSGEDESDTSGIFSNPRQSGLGLPKLSLKQRIIGFCISITIAAAFGILACLLVLIPGAGLTLFGIFFTISTIAGLFCTFFLVGPIEQAKKMYDPKNPIGMAVKIICAITLVLMFALAFCAVFWWNVQLLSLLFCIGEFVALVIYSITLIPFATTLIHRGVRSMT from the exons ATGAGTGGTATACTAGACTCCATGAAGTCAGCTTTTAGCACATCAGGAGAGGATGAGAGTGACACATCTGGCATTTTCTCAAAT CCTAGGCAAAGTGGTTTAGGCCTACCCAAGCTCTCTCTGAAGCAGAGGATCATTGGATTTTGTATCTCTATCACCATAGCAGCAGCCTTCGGTATTCTT GCATGTCTCTTAGTTCTTATTCCGGGGGCTGGCCTTACCCTATTTGGCATCTTCTTTACTATCAGCACAATAGCTGGCCTGTTCTG CACCTTTTTCCTAGTGGGGCCAATAGAGCAAGCAAAGAAGATGTACGACCCAAAGAACCCGATTGGGATGGCAGTGAAGATCATCTGCGCCATTACTCTTGTCCTCATGTTTGCTCTGGCTTTTTGTGCAGTGTTCTGG tGGAACGTTCAACTTCTTTCTCTTTTGTTTTGCATCGGAGAATTTGTGGCTCTCGTCAT ATATTCAATCACACTTATTCCATTTGCCAC AACACTTATTCATCGTGGTGTGAGGAGTATGACATGA